A region from the Salminus brasiliensis chromosome 22, fSalBra1.hap2, whole genome shotgun sequence genome encodes:
- the pdk2a gene encoding pyruvate dehydrogenase (acetyl-transferring) kinase isozyme 2, mitochondrial encodes MKFVRFIMKNSALANVPKHIEHFSKFSPSPLSMKQFLDFGSTNACEKTSFVFLRQELPVRLSNIMKEINLLPDRLRTTPSVQMVQSWYVQSLMELLEFLEKSPEDHSVLAEFVDTLVNIRNRHNDVVPTMAQGVIEYKEAFSQDPLTNQNIQYFLDRFYMSRISIRMLINQHTLVFDGATNPLHPNTIGSIDPHCQVTEVVKDAYESAKMLCDQYYLSSPDLVLRELNINDRNQPISIVYVPSHLYHMLFELFKNAMRATIENHDEGSNLPPIEVMVAIGGEDMSIKMSDRGGGVPFRKMENLFSYMYSTAPTPQIDQKHGAPLAGFGYGLPISRLYAKYFQGDLQLYSMEGYGTDAVIHLKALSTDSVERLPVYNKTALRNYTVSQGADDWCVPSKEPLDLAVFRLAK; translated from the exons ATGAAGTTTGTTCGCTTTATCATGAAGAATTCTGCTTTGGCCAACGTGCCAAAACACATCGAGCACTTTTCGAAATTTTCACCGTCCCCTCTCTCCATGAAACAGTTTCTGGATTTCG GTTCCACGAATGCATGTGAGAAAACGTCTTTCGTTTTCCTGAGGCAAGAACTCCCTGTCCGTCTGTCCAACATCATGAAGGAGATCAACTTGCTCCCGGACAGACTGCGGACAACCCCCTCCGTTCAGATGGTGCAGAGCTG GTATGTTCAGAGTTTGATGGAGCTCCTTGAGTTCTTGGAGAAAAGCCCTGAAGATCACAGTGTTCTTGCAGA ATTTGTGGACACTCTGGTGAATATCAGAAACAGACACAATGATGTCGTGCCCACCATGGCTCAAGGTGTGATTGAGTACAAAGAGGCTTTCTCTCAAGATCCGCTCACCAATCAGAACATACAGTACTTTTTGGATCGATTCTACATGAGCAGGATATCCATCCGCATGCTCATCAACCAGCACA CTCTTGTCTTCGATGGCGCCACAAATCCTCTTCATCCAAACACCATCGGCAGTATTGACCCCCACTGCCAAGTCACAGAAGTTGTCAAag ATGCATATGAGAGTGCCAAGATGCTTTGTGACCAGTACTACCTCAGCTCCCCTGACCTGGTGCTGCGAGAACTCAACA ttaATGACAGGAACCAGCCTATTAGCATAGTTTATGTGCCTTCCCACCTGTACCATATGCTGTTTGAGTTATTCAAG AATGCAATGAGGGCAACTATTGAAAACCATGACGAAGGCAGCAATCTTCCACCTATTGAAGTTATGGTGGCCATCGGAGGAGAGGACATGTCTATTAAG ATGAGTGACAGGGGCGGTGGTGTGCCTTTCAGGAAGATGGAGAATCTTTTCAGCTACATGTACTCCACAGCCCCGACTCCTCAGATCGACCAGAAACATGGAGCACCTCTG GCTGGCTTTGGTTACGGGCTGCCCATCTCCCGCCTCTATGCAAAGTATTTTCAGGGAGACCTCCAGCTCTACTCTATGGAGGGCTACGGCACAGACGCTGTCATTCACTTAAAG GCTTTATCCACGGACTCTGTAGAGAGACTCCCAGTGTATAACAAGACCGCTCTGCGGAACTACACGGTGAGCCAGGGGGCTGACGACTGGTGCGTGCCCAGCAAAGAGCCGCTGGACCTGGCTGTGTTCCGGCTGGCCAAGTGA